The Theileria orientalis strain Shintoku DNA, chromosome 3, complete genome genome window below encodes:
- a CDS encoding glucose-6-phosphate/phosphate translocator — protein sequence MSANSKDQKGEYLFDNNLSDLDTLLPPSSFTQKKDALKKYVSLPKFSGKLLVMFLGWYGLNALYVVENKVILNAVPLPWTLSSLQLTVGWLFAALYWGTGLREKPSFKSKGVFFKVFVPQGLCHLFVHLGAVVSMGIGAVSFTHIIKALEPLVTAVFSLIFLREVYNALAYVSLVPVVVGVGMASYKDVSFSWPAFWFAMMSNAGSSVRAIFAKMTMKNKNELGKNLDASNIYMVLTLVASVGSMALAYVTESKHWVPYWVNGTAKMTPKDKQVFLLRAFGSCVCYFLCNDFAFMCLGEINQLSHAIANTLKRIVLITTAVFKFNYKVTRRGVLGIAIALAGAFFYSILK from the coding sequence ATGTCGGCAAATAGTAAGGACCAGAAGGGAGAGTATTTGTTCGACAATAACCTGTCAGACCTGGACACACTGCTGCCTCCGTCGTCATTCACGCAAAAAAAAGATGCACTAAAAAAGTACGTATCGCTGCCCAAATTCTCGGGGAAGCTGCTCGTGATGTTCCTGGGCTGGTATGGTCTTAACGCACTGTACGTGGTGGAAAACAAGGTTATCCTCAACGCAGTCCCGCTGCCGTGGACACTTAGCTCGCTGCAGCTGACAGTGGGCTGGCTGTTCGCAGCACTCTACTGGGGAACGGGGCTGAGAGAGAAGCCGTCGTTTAAGTCGAAGGGAGTCTTTTTCAAGGTATTTGTCCCTCAGGGGCTGTGCCACCTGTTCGTACACCTGGGAGCAGTGGTGTCGATGGGCATAGGAGCAGTGTCGTTCACACACATCATCAAGGCGCTGGAGCCGCTGGTGACTGCGGTCTTCTCGCTGATATTCCTGAGGGAGGTCTACAACGCGCTCGCATACGTCTCGCTGGTGCCGGTGGTGGTGGGAGTGGGCATGGCCTCGTACAAGGACGTGAGCTTCAGCTGGCCGGCCTTCTGGTTCGCAATGATGTCGAACGCAGGAAGCTCAGTGCGGGCGATCTTCGCGAAGATGACGATGAAGAACAAAAACGAGCTGGGCAAAAACCTGGACGCGAGTAACATATACATGGTCCTGACGCTGGTGGCCTCAGTGGGCTCGATGGCGCTGGCGTACGTGACCGAGTCGAAGCACTGGGTGCCCTACTGGGTTAACGGCACGGCCAAGATGACGCCCAAGGACAAGCAGGTCTTCCTGCTGCGGGCATTCGGCTCCTGCGTCTGCTACTTCCTGTGCAACGACTTCGCGTTCATGTGCCTGGGGGAGATCAACCAGCTGTCCCACGCAATAGCAAACACACTCAAGAGAATAGTGCTCATAACCACGGCAGTGTTCAAGTTCAACTACAAGGTGACGAGGAGAGGGGTTTTGGGCATAGCAATCGCACTGGCAGGAGCATTCTTCTACTCAATACTAAAGTAA
- a CDS encoding serine/threonine-protein kinase ripk4 — MDVETVCRDFVFSLKNDNTVPFDMYTLIDAHTRGLLEDKLDFPDDKLDILYEEYASNYTNDERVYDVFASCFVNRGMWRRARSALLSRLYFLEKDSEEYKSATKKLNLVEENVVSELIPLPSSMVERLFLREHEYNFKSWRSKMYHTQVLAPHTYGTLNQKNTFVSISSTTLKSGVLLFKTTPVAVAPWAIKPTGQTDANMCKGRVYCCFHCLALVNKPCDNTREDRRLVACPKHPRECNYFFCSKECFLKNGAVHSMECEHLIKLQKFSEYYLNPAIVLLVSRVLIKCRLNMDSTSRVCELDEERGATTELLDSLLNYYVDYSFLRLHHPRVLDEVNRFASFLLDTLGFDFCLHLTTRELAHITTVVWITSVPFTSYLNYSTESEDVTGGTLFTFKILQFKQSHAPNCVAHFDEGKLTVRSIYEIAPGTELTISTFLDKYLPPFIQTRRFWSVGSLFSAQQNEKLSTNAKFNDLTSIRCRKCINSYCYTKGYTASEYVNYQWECDQCSYPDADELDLLQNKAEHLFSKAQKLYFEGEFLQSKNRLLEFVSNWAGVLHPAHYLMYNAYLMLAGMLMNKPGGNIHESLVYLRKALIQAERMLPIVCHEKAYLYDRLADYVLRVKGCTRLKSAEYNQTKQLIMSSLYNCVWNWTVISGTDSYQAKSAMQKCRSVAFSLNIHTFPLSKEFVINVPSKYSVLFRAATGSKLSETYSVDDVASMAFCAAQSGEYDAIVLDILTTIQAYGIHQLGTGLSVVGIIASNFNLDFLSAMLNSIHDRTKQHLDFISKSVRAGSYVVNLAYSVFGANELGIDPLIALISSPYPTMENKESEIAMYANTERAMVNLLLTYGKKIRNLLKDYRDLISQRAAPADFYAFLSSDTDFQRILINRTTNQMLGSQTPLHYASSKGKTEVVEVLLKHGAPVNSLTHEGATALHLAALNGHLEVVKLLVNSRASLQLSLKTGETPLHLAIYGLHVDVVAFLVDLYRDQNLQSMKGPSLWHALVCGIFREDDQRAPKDLKEPPQPFENVIGRLSLAVEMAKLLVQKAETEKWLSTYVWANHLPSQLLQQLWDRAFESSSLFYFPKRAPTVYVVSNPRGVMESPMKTLQTPDSNGKAGLYGSLKASKYNVNNYNELNQKNDAVFSAARTFHFLVEIIKKMEEQCANLNQ, encoded by the exons ATGGATGTAGAAACGGTTTGTAGAGATTTCGTTTTTTCTCTCAAAAATGACAATACTGTGCCCTTCGACATGTATACTCTCATCGATGCCCATACACGAGGCCTGCTCGAGGATAAACTCGATTTCCCGGACGATAAGTTAGACATTTTATATGAAGAGTACGCTAGCAACTATACAAACGATGAAAGGGTGTACGATGTGTTCGCCTCGTGCTTCGTTAACAGAGGCATGTGGAGAAGAGCACGCTCAGCCCTCTTATCGAGACTGTACTTCCTGGAAAAGGACTCGGAGGAGTATAAATCGGCCACCAAAAAGCTCAATTTGGTCGAGGAGAATGTGGTGTCAGAGCTTATACCGCTGCCAAGTTCCATGGTGGAAAGGCTGTTCTTGAGGGAGCACGAGTACAATTTTAAGTCCTGGAGGTCTAAAATGTACCACACACAAGTGCTGGCTCCACACACCTACGGGACCCTGAACCAGAAGAACACGTTTGTGTCGATTAGCAGTACCACTTTGAAGTCGGGAGTTCTGCTGTTCAAGACGACGCCGGTGGCGGTGGCGCCCTGGGCAATTAAGCCGACGGGGCAAACGGACGCGAACATGTGCAAGGGGAGAGTGTACTGCTGTTTTCATTGTCTGGCGCTGGTAAACAAGCCCTGCGACAACACGCGCGAGGACAGGAGGCTCGTCGCATGCCCGAAGCACCCGAGGGAGTGCAACTACTTCTTCTGCTCGAAGGAGTGTTTTCTGAAAAACGGAGCTGTGCACTCGATGGAGTGCGAACACCTAATAAAGCTGCAAAAGTTCTCTGAATATTATTTGAACCCGGCGATCGTGCTGCTGGTCTCGAGAGTCCTGATCAAGTGCAGGCTCAACATGGACAGCACGAGTCGAGTCTGCGAGCTCGACGAAGAGCGCGGAGCCACCACGGAGCTGCTCGACTCCCTGCTCAACTACTACGTCGACTACTCGTTTCTCAGGCTGCACCACCCGCGGGTGTTGGACGAGGTGAACAGGTTCGCCTCGTTCTTGCTGGACACTCTGGGCTTCGATTTCTGCCTGCACCTGACCACGCGGGAGCTGGCCCACATCACCACCGTGGTCTGGATAACCAGCGTTCCCTTCACGTCATATCTGAACTACTCGACTGAGTCCGAGGATGTGACTGGGGGCACACTCTTCACGTTTAAGATACTGCAGTTTAAGCAGTCGCACGCGCCGAACTGCGTGGCCCACTTCGACGAGGGGAAGCTCACGGTGAGATCGATTTATGAGATAGCGCCAGGCACGGAACTGACGATAAGCACGTTCCTCGACAAGTACCTGCCGCCCTTCATCCAGACTAGGAGGTTCTGGTCAGTGGGATCGCTGTTTTCAGCGCAGCAGAACGAAAAATTGAGCACGAACGCCAAGTTCAACGACCTCACCTCTATCAGGTGTAGAAAGTGCATAAATTCGTACTGTTACACGAAGGGCTAT ACGGCATCGGAGTACGTGAACTACCAGTGGGAGTGCGATCAATGCTCGTATCCGGATGCTGACGAGCTCGACCTTTTGCAGAACAAAGCGGAACACCTGTTCTCTAAGGCGCAGAAACTCTACTTCGAGGGCGAGTTTCTGCAGTCCAAGAACCGCCTGCTCGAGTTCGTGAGCAACTGGGCGGGCGTGCTGCATCCTGCGCACTACCTGATGTACAACGCGTACCTGATGCTGGCGGGCATGCTAATGAATAAGCCGGGAGGGAACATACACGAGTCCCTGGTGTACCTGCGGAAGGCGCTGATACAGGCCGAGAGAATGCTGCCCATCGTCTGCCACGAGAAGGCGTACCTCTACGACAGGCTCGCGGACTATGTTCTCAGGGTCAAGGGCTGCACGCGGCTCAAGAGCGCCGAGTACAACCAGACGAAGCAGCTCATCATGAGCTCGCTTTACAACTGCGTGTGGAACTGGACGGTAATATCAGGCACGGACTCGTACCAGGCGAAGTCAGCGATGCAGAAGTGCAGGAGCGTGGCGTTCTCACTTAACATTCACACGTTCCCGCTGTCGAAGGAGTTCGTGATCAACGTCCCGAGCAAGTACTCGGTGCTCTTCAGGGCAGCCACAGGCTCAAAA TTGTCGGAGACCTACTCAGTGGACGACGTAGCCTCGATGGCGTTCTGCGCAGCTCAAAGCGGCGAGTACGACGCCATCGTGCTGGACATTTTGACGACGATACAGGCGTATGGAATTCACCAGTTGGGCACGGGACTCTCGGTAGTGGGAATTATCGCGTCCAACTTTAACCTGGACTTCCTGAGCGCAATGTTAAATTCAATCCACGATCGCACGAAACAGCACCTGGATTTTATAAGCAAATCTG TGAGGGCAGGGTCGTATGTGGTAAATTTGGCGTACTCGGTTTTCGGCGCCAACGAACTGGGGATTGACCCGCTCATCGCGCTTATTAGCAGCCCGTATCCGACGATGGAGAACAAAGAGTCTGAGATCGCAATGTACGCGAACACCGAGAGGGCAATGGTGAACTTGCTGTTGACGTACGGCAAGAAGATCAGGAATCTTCTGAAGGATTACAGGGATCTGATCAGTCAGAGGGCAGCGCCAGCTGATTTCTACGCGTTTCTGAGCTCCGACACCGACTTTCAGAGGATCCTGATCAACAGGACGACAAATCAGATGCTAGGATCGCAGACGCCGCTGCACTACGCATCCTCAAAGGGCAAGACTGAGGTGGTAGaggtgctgctgaagcacgGCGCGCCAGTCAACAGCCTCACGCACGAAGGAGCGACTGCCCTTCACCTGGCGGCACTCAATGGGCACCTGGAAGTGGTCAAGCTCCTGGTCAACAGCCGCGCGAGCCTCCAGCTATCGCTGAAAACGGGAGAAACGCCACTGCACCTAGCCATATACGGCTTACACGTGGACGTGGTCGCCTTCCTCGTTGACCTTTATAGGGACCAAAATCTGCAGAGCATGAAGGGGCCCTCGTTGTGGCACGCCCTGGTGTGCGGCATATTTAGGGAAGACGACCAGAGGGCGCCGAAAGACCTCAAGGAACCACCGCAGCCGTTCGAGAATGTGATCGGCCGCTTATCGCTGGCAGTTGAAATGGCGAAGCTGCTCGTGCAGAAGGCGGAGACTGAGAAGTGGCTGAGCACGTACGTCTGGGCGAACCATCTGCCCtcgcagctgctgcagcagctcTGGGACCGCGCCTTCGAGTCAAGCTCGCTCTTCTACTTCCCCAAGAGGGCTCCCACGGTCTACGTCGTGTCGAACCCGAGGGGCGTGATGGAGTCGCCGATGAAAACGCTGCAAACGCCGGATTCTAACGGAAAGGCAGGCCTCTACGGGTCGCTGAAGGCGTCCAAGTACAACGTGAATAACTACAACGAGCTCAACCAGAAGAACGACGCTGTGTTTAGCGCAGCAAGGACCTTCCACTTCCTCGTGGAAATTATTAAGAAGATGGAGGAACAGTGTGCGAATTTAAACCAGTAG
- a CDS encoding NADH dehydrogenase: MMLRSSLFFNYCWQTTSKNINFTQRINVFKYHSRGYSSATPNTHSRPRVVVLGSGWSSIFFVKHLNPKQFDLTVVSPRNYFTFTPLLPKIMSGMANTITASEPFLTFMKKRFKDNSTFVHANCVDVDTKSNSVTCAPVDGANTLFSINYDYLVIGVGSKTNSFGIRGVEKYAFFLKEVEHAEKVFQRVLDNFSAASMPFVSDEERRRLLHFVVVGGGPTGVESAGELSVLMNDYLSKVYPELRQFVKVSIVEGGKRLLPTLRAESSEYVSRVFDRNNVNMCFGKVVCEVKEHSCVLKELATGQTEEIGCGLVLWASGLKETELVSKLQKKLNMPENSRALLVDQYLRLQGTDNVFCLGDCCRLAPTRLSDNLEAVLNATGSPTLEALLKNRPKLARDFPQVRRTKWKFKEEKFKSAVAEIMAKSEREAGGGGAGGETRETFLEILKHIDNTYTPPFPTAQNAKQEAIYLAKMFNNGSLLGGGIAKAGFGEHWKGTLASLGGYRVVMNSPFVNLNGGLLPFFFWNSIYLILFTSCKMRALFIVDLVMSFFTSRHIISKSHRN; encoded by the exons atgatGCTAAGATCGAGTTTATTCTTTAATTATTGTTGGCAAACCAcatctaaaaatataaatttcaCTCAAAGAATAAATGTTTTCAAGTATCACAGTAGAGGATACAGTTCTGCCACGCCTAACACTCATTCTAGGCCTCGGGTTGTCGTTCTGGGTTCCGGATGGTCCTCCATATTCTTCGTGAAGCACTTGAACCCGAAACA GTTCGACTTGACTGTAGTATCGCCCAGAAACTATTTCACTTTCACACCCCTTCTTCCTAAAATCATGTCCGGCATGGCTAACACGATCACGGCCAGCGAGCCCTTTTTAACCTTTATGAAAAAGCGCTTCAAGGACAACTCCACGTTTGTGCACGCAAACTGCGTCGACGTGGACACTAAGTCAAACTCAGTCACCTGTGCGCCCGTGGATGGCGCAAACACACTGTTCTCGATCAATTACGACTACCTCGTCATCGGAGTCGGCTCAAAAACAAACTCCTTCGGAATCAGAGGAGTGGAGAAGTATGCGTTCTTCCTAAAGGAGGTGGAGCACGCTGAGAAGGTGTTTCAGAGGGTTCTGGACAATTTCAGCGCTGCCAGCATGCCCTTTGTGTCAGACGAGGAGAGGAGGCGTCTCCTGCACTTCGTGGTCGTGGGCGGAGGGCCGACGGGAGTGGAGTCCGCGGGAGAGCTATCGGTGCTGATGAACGACTATCTGTCGAAGGTGTACCCGGAGCTGCGTCAGTTCGTAAAGGTGTCGATTGTGGAGGGGGGCAAAAGGCTGCTCCCGACGCTCAGGGCAGAGTCCTCGGAGTACGTGTCCAGGGTGTTTGACAGAAACAACGTGAACATGTGCTTCGGAAAGGTGGTCTGTGAGGTGAAGGAGCACTCGTGCGTGCTCAAGGAGCTGGCCACGGGCCAGACCGAGGAGATCGGGTGCGGACTCGTGCTCTGGGCGAGCGGGCTGAAGGAGACGGAGCTGGTGTCGAAGCTCCAGAAAAAGCTCAACATGCCCGAAAACTCACGAGCTCTGCTGGTCGACCAGTATCTGAGGCTCCAGGGCACGGACAACGTGTTCTGCCTGGGCGACTGCTGCAGGCTGGCGCCGACGAGGCTGTCGGACAACCTGGAGGCGGTGCTGAACGCGACCGGCAGTCCCACCCTCGAGGCGCTCCTGAAGAACAGGCCGAAGCTGGCGAGGGACTTCCCGCAGGTGAGGAGAACCAAGTGGAAGTTCAAGGAGGAAAAGTTCAAGAGCGCGGTGGCGGAGATAATGGCCAAGTCCGAGCGCGAGGCGGGCGGGGGCGGCGCTGGAGGAGAAACGAGGGAAACGTTCCTGGAAATCCTGAAGCACATCGACAACACGTACACGCCGCCCTTTCCCACTGCCCAGAATGCCAAACAGGAGGCAATATACCTGGCGAAGATGTTCAACAACGGCTCCCTGCTGGGCGGCGGCATCGCCAAGGCGGGGTTCGGCGAGCACTGGAAGGGCACGCTCGCATCTCTCGGCGGCTACCGCGTGGTCATGAACAGCCCCTTCGTCAACCTGAACGGCGGCCTCCTGCCCTTCTTTTTCTGGAACAGCATTTACCTCATTCTGTTCACGAGCTGCAAGATGCGCGCGCTCTTTATCGTCGACCTCGTCATGAGCTTCTTCACTAGTAGGCACATAATATCTAAGAGTCACAGaaattaa
- a CDS encoding ubiquitin carrier protein, with protein sequence MPSIARKRLAKERLEWRRDHPVGFSAKYALLPDGSGYDMMKWICKIPGKKGSIWEEGEYQLTMEFTEDYPSKPPKCRFTTVLFHPNIYPSGTVCLSILNEDEEWKPSITIKQILLGIQDLLDNPNPLSPAQADPYLLFLNNRPEYINRVRKQAAELRPVD encoded by the exons ATGCCATCCATAGCTAGAAAGAGATTGGCTAAGGAGAGATTAGAATGGCGACGGGACCATCCCGTTGGATTTTCGGCAAAATATGCCCTGCTCCCTGACGGAAGCGGCTATGATATGATGAAGTGGATATGCAAAATCCCGGGAAAGAAG GGGTCAATTTGGGAGGAGGGAGAATACCAACTTACAATGGAGTTTACGGAGGACTATCCGAGCAAGCCACCCAAGTGTAGGTTCACCACAGTCTTGTTCCACCCGAACATATACCCCTCCGGCACCGTGTGTTTATCGATTTTAaacgaggacgaggaaTGGAAGCCGTCTATaacaattaaacaaatattgcTAGGAATACAG GACCTCCTCGACAACCCGAATCCGCTATCGCCTGCCCAGGCAGACCCATATCTGCTATTTCTGAACAACAGACCCGAGTACATAAACCGAGTACGCAAACAGGCGGCCGAGCTGCGGCCCGTGGACTAG